One genomic segment of Rhizobium gallicum bv. gallicum R602sp includes these proteins:
- a CDS encoding cytochrome b, whose translation MSGHSSYEPSTGLEKWIDARLPLPRMVYDSFVAYPVPRNLNYAYTFGAMLSVMLVVQILTGIVLAMHYAAETSVAFNAVEKIMRDVNHGWLLRYMHANGASFFFVAVYLHIARGLYYGSYKAPREILWILGVLIYLLMMATGFMGYVLPWGQMSFWGATVITGFFSAFPLVGEWVQQFLLGGFAVENPTLNRFFSLHYLLPFIIAGVVVLHIWALHVTGQTNPTGVEVKTKTDTVHFTPYATLKDALGVSIFLLVYAYFVFYMPNFLGHPDNYIPADPLKTPAHIVPEWYFLPFYAMLRSITFNIGPIDSKLGGVLVMFGAIIVLFFLPWLDTSKVRSAVYRPWYKMFYWLFVIDAVILGWLGSQPAEGAFVLISQICTLLYFAFFLVAMPVLGLVETPRRIPNSITEAVLEKRNQQTATVKA comes from the coding sequence ATGAGTGGCCATTCCAGCTACGAGCCATCAACCGGCCTCGAGAAGTGGATCGATGCGCGCCTGCCGCTGCCGCGCATGGTCTACGACAGCTTCGTTGCATATCCGGTTCCGCGTAACCTGAACTATGCCTATACTTTCGGCGCCATGCTGTCGGTCATGCTGGTCGTACAGATCCTGACCGGCATTGTGCTCGCCATGCATTATGCTGCCGAAACCTCGGTCGCCTTCAATGCCGTCGAAAAGATCATGCGCGACGTCAACCACGGCTGGCTGCTGCGCTATATGCATGCCAACGGCGCCTCCTTCTTCTTCGTCGCGGTCTATCTGCACATTGCCCGCGGCCTTTACTACGGCTCCTACAAGGCGCCGCGCGAAATCCTCTGGATCCTCGGCGTTCTCATCTATCTGCTGATGATGGCGACCGGCTTCATGGGCTACGTTCTGCCCTGGGGCCAGATGTCCTTCTGGGGCGCGACCGTCATCACCGGCTTCTTCTCGGCCTTCCCGCTGGTCGGCGAATGGGTGCAGCAGTTTCTGCTCGGCGGATTTGCCGTTGAAAACCCGACGCTCAACCGCTTTTTCTCTCTGCACTACCTGCTGCCCTTCATCATCGCAGGCGTTGTCGTCTTGCATATCTGGGCGCTGCATGTGACCGGCCAGACGAACCCGACCGGCGTCGAGGTCAAGACCAAGACGGACACCGTCCACTTCACGCCCTATGCAACTCTCAAGGACGCACTCGGCGTTTCGATCTTCCTGCTGGTCTACGCCTACTTCGTCTTCTACATGCCGAATTTCCTCGGCCATCCGGACAACTATATCCCGGCTGACCCGCTGAAGACGCCGGCGCACATCGTTCCGGAATGGTACTTCCTGCCATTCTACGCGATGCTGCGCTCGATCACCTTCAACATCGGTCCGATCGATTCCAAGCTCGGCGGCGTCCTTGTGATGTTCGGCGCGATCATCGTGCTGTTCTTCCTGCCATGGCTCGACACGTCGAAGGTCCGCTCTGCGGTCTACCGCCCCTGGTACAAGATGTTCTACTGGCTGTTCGTGATCGATGCGGTCATCCTCGGCTGGCTCGGTTCCCAACCGGCGGAAGGTGCCTTCGTCCTGATCTCTCAGATCTGCACGCTGCTTTACTTTGCTTTCTTCCTGGTCGCCATGCCAGTGCTTGGTCTCGTCGAGACGCCGCGCCGCATTCCAAACTCGATCACCGAAGCTGTACTGGAAAAGCGTAATCAACAAACAGCTACGGTCAAGGCATAA
- the petA gene encoding ubiquinol-cytochrome c reductase iron-sulfur subunit — protein sequence MSEHETTSEASGEPTRRDFLYLTTGMAGAVGAAAFAWPFIDQMRPDASTLALASIEVDVSSLGPGMSLTAKWRGKPVFIRNRTPEEVKAADEVPLSDLKDPIARNENLPAEAQATGVDRSAGKDKQNWIVMIGSCTHLGCVPLGQAGEYNGWFCPCHGSVYDTAGRIRKGPAPTNLPIPTYSFVSDTVIKIG from the coding sequence GTGAGCGAACACGAAACGACAAGCGAGGCTTCAGGGGAGCCCACGCGCCGTGATTTCCTTTATCTCACCACTGGTATGGCAGGCGCCGTCGGCGCTGCGGCGTTCGCTTGGCCGTTCATCGATCAGATGCGTCCGGATGCGTCCACGCTCGCTCTTGCTTCCATCGAAGTCGACGTATCGAGCCTCGGGCCGGGCATGTCGCTGACCGCCAAGTGGCGCGGCAAGCCGGTCTTCATCCGCAACCGTACGCCCGAGGAAGTGAAGGCCGCCGACGAGGTTCCGCTTTCCGATCTCAAGGATCCGATCGCACGCAACGAGAACCTTCCGGCCGAAGCGCAGGCAACCGGTGTCGACCGCTCTGCCGGCAAGGACAAGCAAAACTGGATCGTCATGATCGGTTCGTGCACCCATCTCGGTTGCGTGCCGCTCGGACAGGCCGGCGAATACAACGGTTGGTTCTGTCCCTGCCATGGCTCGGTCTACGACACGGCCGGCCGCATCCGTAAAGGTCCGGCGCCGACGAACCTGCCGATTCCGACCTATTCGTTCGTTTCCGATACAGTGATCAAGATCGGTTGA